The following coding sequences lie in one Chelonoidis abingdonii isolate Lonesome George chromosome 6, CheloAbing_2.0, whole genome shotgun sequence genomic window:
- the VCP gene encoding transitional endoplasmic reticulum ATPase — translation MDELQLFRGDTVLLKGKKRREAVCIVLSDDTCSDEKIRMNRVVRNNLRVRLGDVISIQPCPDVKYGKRIHVLPIDDTVEGITGNLFEVYLKPYFLEAYRPIRKGDIFLVRGGMRAVEFKVVETDPSPYCIVAPDTVIHCEGEPIKREDEEESLNEVGYDDIGGCRKQLAQIKEMVELPLRHPALFKAIGVKPPRGILLYGPPGTGKTLIARAVANETGAFFFLINGPEIMSKLAGESESNLRKAFEEAEKNAPAIIFIDELDAIAPKREKTHGEVERRIVSQLLTLMDGLKQRAHVIVMAATNRPNSIDPALRRFGRFDREVDIGIPDATGRLEILQIHTKNMKLADDVDLEQVANETHGHVGADLAALCSEAALQAIRKKMDLIDLEDETIDAEVMNSLAVTMDDFRWALSQSNPSALRETVVEVPQVTWEDIGGLEDVKRELQELVQYPVEHPDKFLKFGMTPSKGVLFYGPPGCGKTLLAKAIANECQANFISIKGPELLTMWFGESEANVREIFDKARQAAPCVLFFDELDSIAKARGGNIGDGGGAADRVINQILTEMDGMSTKKNVFIIGATNRPDIIDPAILRPGRLDQLIYIPLPDEKSRIAILKANLRKSPVAKDVDLEFLAKMTNGFSGADLTEICQRACKLAIRESIENEIRRERERQTNPSAMEVEEDDPVPEIRRDHFEEAMRFARRSVSDNDIRKYEMFAQTLQQSRGFGSFRFPSGNQGGAGPSQGPGSGSGGNVYSEDNDDDLYG, via the exons ATGGATGAATTGCAGCTGTTCAGAGGAGACACAGTTCTGCTAAAAGGAAAGAAGAGGCGAGAAGCAGTCTGCATTGTCCTGTCAGATGATACCTGCTCAGATGAGAAGATTCGCATGAATAGGGTTGTTCGTAACAACCTGAGAGTGCGCCTTGGTGATGTGATCAG CATCCAGCCCTGCCCAGATGTGAAGTATGGCAAACGCATACATGTGTTACCGATTGATGACACAGTGGAAGGGATCACCGGGAATCTGTTTGAGGTCTACCTCAAACCATACTTCCTGGAAGCATATAGACCAATCAGAAAAG GTGACATCTTCCTTGTGCGTGGAGGGATGCGCGCTGTGGAGTTCAAAGTGGTGGAGACAGACCCAAGCCCTTACTGTATAGTGGCTCCAGATACAGTGATCCATTGTGAAGGGGAGCCTATCAAAAGAGAG GATGAGGAAGAGTCCCTGAATGAAGTGGGCTATGATGACATTGGAGGCTGCCGGAAGCAGCTGGCCCAGATCAAGGAGATGGTGGAGCTTCCGCTCAGACACCCTGCACTTTTCAAGGCCATAGGTGTGAAG CCTCCACGTGGAATCCTGCTGTACGGCCCTCCTGGTACCGGTAAGACCCTGATTGCACGTGCAGTGGCTAACGAAACTGGAGCTTTCTTCTTCCTGATCAATG GCCCTGAGATCATGAGCaagctggctggtgagtctgagAGCAATCTCAGGAAAGCTTTTGAGGAAGCTGAAAAAAATGCGCCTGCCATCATCTTTATCGATGAACTGGATGCCATTGCTCCAAAGAGGGAGAAG ACGCATGGAGAGGTGGAACGTCGCATAGTGTCTCAGCTGCTGACTCTTATGGATGGGCTGAAACAGAGAGCACATGTGATTGTTATGGCAGCTACCAACAGACCTAACAGCATTGACCCTGCACTCAGGCGATTCG GTCGCTTTGACAGAGAGGTAGATATCGGTATCCCTGATGCCACCGGCCGCCTGGAGATTCTGCAGATCCACACAAAGAATATGAAACTGGCTGATGATGTTGATCTGGAGCAG GTGGCCAATGAGACCCACGGCCATGTTGGTGCAGACTTGGCTGCTCTTTGCTCCGAAGCTGCTCTTCAGGCCATCAGGAAGAAGATGGATCTCATAGACCTGGAGGATGAAACCATAGATGCTGAAGTGATGAATTCACTGGCTGTGACCATGGATGACTTCAGG TGGGCTCTGAGCCAGAGCAACCCCTCAGCTCTGCGGGAGACCGTGGTGGAGGTGCCACAGGTTACCTGGGAAGATATTGGTGGTCTAGAAGATGTGAAGAGAGAACTCCAGGAGCTTGTGCAG TATCCTGTGGAGCACCCAGACAAATTCCTCAAATTCGGCATGACTCCATCCAAAGGGGTCCTGTTTTATGGACCACCTGGCTGTGGTAAGACACTGCTGGCTAAAGCCATTGCCAACGAATGCCAGGCCAACTTCATCTCCATCAAGGGGCCAGAGCTTCTCACCATGTGGTTTGGTGAGTCTGAAGCCAACGTGCGTGAGATCTTTGACAAG GCCCGCCAAGCAGCACCCTGCGTGCTCTTCTTCGATGAGCTTGACTCCATTGCAAAGGCTCGAGGTGGGAACATCGGGGACGGTGGTGGCGCCGCAGACCGTGTCATTAACCAGATTCTGACAGAGATGGATGGCATGTCCACCAAGAAGAACGTCTTCATCATCGGTGCTACCAACAGGCCAGACATCATCGACCCGGCCATCCTGCGTCCTGGCCGCCTGGATCAGCTCATCTATATCCCCCTGCCTGATGAGAAGTCACGAATCGCCATCCTCAAGGCCAACCTGAGGAAGTCCCCCGTTGCCAAG GATGTGGACCTGGAGTTCCTGGCGAAGATGACCAACGGCTTTTCGGGAGCTGACCTGACCGAGATCTGCCAGCGTGCCTGCAAACTGGCCATCCGCGAGTCCATTGAGAACGAGATCAGGCGAGAGCGTGAGAGGCAGACCAACCCTTCTGCCATG gaggtggaggaggacgACCCGGTTCCGGAGATCCGCAGGGATCACTTTGAGGAGGCCATGCGCTTTGCTCGCCGCTCTGTCAGTGACAACGACATCAGGAAATACGAGATGTTTGCACAGACTCTACAGCAAAGTCGCGGCTTTGGCAGCTTCAG ATTCCCATCAGGTAACCAGGGTGGTGCTGGCCCGAGCCAAGGCCCAGGCAGTGGCAGCGGAGGGAACGTGTACAGTGAAGACAACGACGACGATCTCTATGGTTAA